A part of Aegilops tauschii subsp. strangulata cultivar AL8/78 chromosome 2, Aet v6.0, whole genome shotgun sequence genomic DNA contains:
- the LOC109770568 gene encoding protein FAR1-RELATED SEQUENCE 5-like yields MRFETFKEAKDFYNVYAKHAGFAIREGSKFKTRAYLYCTCYGVYELKVSEANRQQNKTTSRTNCGAKMRLKRENDGTLVVKEIVWEHNHRLQLTPQMLVFLHSHKKFDKTILEYVKYMQFKGIEHTQIMSILGSDDPGSYFPEMNAKDLINLKAKNSRIDDVDDVLKIVNFFREMKAINRELFCDMQLDESDRVKNIFWANASCRGAYQDFGDCITFDTTYKTNKYHMPLGVFVDINNHLQTTFFGFTLIRDEDADSFRWMFKTFLRCMRGKAPTCILTDKCPAMALAIPDAFKNTVHKLCCWHIIKKYREHLAYLYYLYKDFKDEFTSILNWPLMPTEFEAAWKRLMDKYNLRDDATMVAMWNERERWISAYFKEIFCAKMTSTQRSESMNYVLKKNFISERQNLHRFVSQVNSCVKTRRQTENQETMGNRKEQNTLTFYGFDTQMAKVYSRAVYNEIRNKLKLSTLFTATETEEPTKYLVRYNNPQKLSVWAQHTFQTIKATSVPEKYILRRYTKRPNIQPTFNINDLRTVASNKASQYCIESSLLTLNMRVHRKSLRSQEQMARSRVIMDKLEQELDAMHSAENGGVADNEAIEQDIATMLSEMNHLGAIDPFDNEEEEQQQPELAHVHTQEHQHAHMQDHELDGAVGERHDNRTSYQQQQERVIKPPIFSNTKGRKSKTQAAKASAKKPPRPIKRVEFGPDGKPLGIRACGFCNIVSNHNYYTCPLRTDATFK; encoded by the exons ATGCGCTTTGAAACTTTCAAAGAAGCAAAGGACTTCTACAACGTCTATGCAAAGCACGCGGGTTTTGCTATCAGGGAAGGCTCAAAGTTTAAGACTAGAGCCTACCTTTATTGCACGTGCTATGGAGTCTATGAGTTGAAGGTGTCAGAAGCAAATAGACAGCAGAACAAGACGACATCCAGGACTAACTGCGGGGCTAAAATGAGGCTGAAGAGGGAAAATGATGGAACACTTGTCGTAAAAGAGATAGTCTGGGAACACAACCACAGGCTACAGCTCACCCCCCAAATGCTTGTCTTCTTGCACTCCCACAAAAAATTTGACAAAACAATCTTGGAGTACGTCAAGTACATGCAGTTCAAAGGCATTGAACACACGCAAATCATGAGCATACTGGGTAGCGATGACCCCGGTAGCTACTTCCCCGAAATGAATGCCAAAGACCTGATTAACCT CAAAGCAAAGAATTCAAGGATAGATGATGTGGACGATGTCCTAAAGATTGTCAACTTCTTTAGGGAGATGAAAGCTATAAACAGGGAACTCTTCTGTGACATGCAACTCGATGAGTCCGACAGAGTTAAGAACATATTCTGGGCGAATGCAAGCTGCCGAGGGGCCTATCAGGACTTTGGTGACTGCATAACGTTTGACACCACATATAAGACCAACAAGTACCATATGCCACTTGGGGTGTTTGTCGATATTAACAACCACTTACAGACTACATTCTTTGGTTTCACCCTGATAAGAGATGAGGATGCAGATTCATTCAGATGGATGTTCAAGACATTTTTAAGGTGCATGAGAGGGAAGGCTCCTACATGCATCCTCACAG ACAAGTGCCCGGCAATGGCTTTGGCGATCCCAGATGCTTTCAAGAACACAGTACACAAGCTGTGCTGCTGGCACATTATAAAGAAGTACAGGGAACACCTCGCATACCTGTACTACCTGTACAAAGATTTTAAGGATGAATTCACATCAATCCTCAACTGGCCCCTCATGCCAACTGAGTTTGAGGCTGCCTGGAAAAGACTCATGGATAAGTACAACCTCCGTGATGATGCCACGATGGTGGCCATGTGGAACGAGCGTGAGAGATGGATATCAGCCTACTTCAAAGAAATTTTCTGCGCCAAAATGACATCCACACAACGAAGTGAGAGCATGAACTATGTGCTTAAGAAGAACTTCATAAGTGAGAGACAAAACCTACACCGGTTTGTCAGCCAGGTAAACTCCTGCGTCAAAACCAGGAGGCAGACAGAGAACCAGGAGACAATGGGTAACAGG AAGGAACAAAACACGCTGACCTTCTATGGGTTTGACACCCAGATGGCAAAGGTTTACTCACGAGCTGTGTACAACGAGATCAGAAATAAGCTAAAACTGAGCACACTCTTCACGGCGACAGAGACAGAAGAGCCCACAAAGTACCTCGTGCGCTACAACAACCCGCAAAAACTGTCTGTGTGGGCTCAGCACACGTTCCAG ACAATTAAGGCTACCAGCGTTCCAGAGAAATACATCCTCAGGAGATACACCAAACGCCCGAACATCCAGCCAACATTCAACATAAATGACTTGAGGACAGTAGCATCAAACAAGGCATCCCAATACTGCATTGAAAGCTCACTGCTGACGCTGAACATGAGGGTGCACAGAAAAAGCTTGAGAAGCCAAGAGCAAATGGCAAGGTCACGGGTCATCATGGACAAACTTGAACAAGAACTCGACGCCATGCATTCTGCTGAAAATGGAGGTGTCGCGGACAATGAAGCCATTGAGCAGGATATTGCTACGATGTTATCCGAGATGAACCATCTGGGAGCTATTGACCCGTTCGACAATGAGGAAGAGGAGCAACAGCAACCAGAGCTTGCCCATGTGCACACTCAAGAGCACCAACATgctcacatgcaagatcatgagCTTGATGGTGCTGTAGGCGAACGACATGACAACAGGACATCCTACCAGCAGCAGCAGGAAAGGGTGATTAAACCACCCATATTCTCAAACACAAAGGGGAGGAAGAGTAAGACGCAAGCAGCGAAAGCATCAGCCAAAAAGCCGCCACGCCCCATCAAGCGCGTGGAATTTGGCCCGGACGGCAAACCTCTCGGGATAAGGGCATGCGGATTCTGCAACATCGTGAGTAACCATAATTACTACACATGCCCACTCCGCACAGATGCCACTTTCAAATAG
- the LOC141040927 gene encoding uncharacterized protein, producing MAEETSTKRHHGELSDKSSNLVDVHVPGEKREYTKTLTGVELHGKETLEIVCTSEPDKADEVISRLWRKLGGMRRRIVGVGVHYTSEDEPPQMAAVLQLPKCLNDMLQHESLFTFAGFSIESDKKKLKMSGLEINPNKFIDIQRKWRVRYTGKEYDSLTDKNIDTQEDHKLWGISPLPDNLIEYAGVDAYAAYKSWNMIDYITDGWEFAKEREAEKFYDHPYCPF from the exons ATGGCGGAGGAAACGTCCACCAAGCGTCATCATGGCGAGCTGTCGGACAAGAGCAGCAACCTCGTCGATGTTCATGTCCCCGGCGAGAAGCGCGAGTACACCAAAACCCTCACAGGGGTTGAGCTCCACGGCAAAGAGACGCTGGAGATCGTCTGCACCAGCGAACCAGACAAGGCCGACGAGGTGATCTCCAGGCTCTGGAGGAAGCTTGGCGGCATGCGTCGTAGGATCGTCGGTGTTGGTGTGCACTACACCAGCGAAGATGAACCTCCCCAGATGGCAGCAGTCCTGCAGTT GCCCAAGTGCCTGAACGACATGCTGCAGCATGAGAGCTTGTTCACATTTGCCGGTTTCAGCATTGAAAGCGACAAAAAGAAGCTGAAGATGTCCGGTTTGGAGATCAACCCCAACAAGTTCATCGACATTCAGCGCAAGTGGAGAGTTCGATACACCGGAAAAGAGTACGACTCCTTGACTGAT AAGAACATCGACACGCAGGAAGACCACAAACTATGGGGGATCAGCCCGCTGCCAGACAACCTCATCGAGTATGCAGGAGTAGATGCGTACGCCGCGTACAAGTCATGGAACATGATCGACTACATCACAGATGGTTGGGAATTTGCAAAAGAGCGGGAGGCTGAGAAATTCTATGACCACCCCTATTGCCCCTTTTAG